The following are encoded together in the Carassius auratus strain Wakin chromosome 34, ASM336829v1, whole genome shotgun sequence genome:
- the LOC113053132 gene encoding helix-loop-helix protein 2-like: MMLSPDQTDPDFTWTQPDTECLNVMRVECVAHEPFGAEDGKTRALVPAALTREEKRRRRRATAKYRSAHATRERIRVEAFNVAFAELRKLLPTLPPDKKLSKIEILRLAICYISYLNHVLDV, from the coding sequence ATGATGCTGAGTCCCGATCAGACGGATCCTGACTTCACCTGGACTCAGCCGGACACGGAGTGTCTAAACGTCATGAGGGTGGAATGTGTGGCTCACGAGCCCTTTGGGGCTGAAGATGGCAAGACTCGCGCACTTGTGCCAGCCGCGCTCACCAGAGAGGAGAAGAGACGGAGGAGGCGCGCGACTGCAAAATACCGTTCTGCGCATGCGACGCGCGAGCGCATCCGAGTGGAAGCGTTCAACGTAGCTTTCGCTGAGCTAAGAAAGCTGCTACCCACACTTCCACCCGACAAGAAACTGTCCAAAATAGAAATACTTCGCCTAGCTATCTGTTACATTTCTTATCTTAACCACGTTTTGGACGTCTAA
- the LOC113053131 gene encoding vang-like protein 1: protein MDTDSIHSGYSHHSSRSRGSNKQSERSSRDRHKSHSRDSSSRSDKNVTISASSAQPHQPDQSSAPTDAQDDNWGETTTAVTGTSDHSLSQEDLAGFGKETEGPVEKLKCVRFLPLALSLLLGLLVLITPLSFLVLPKLMWHERLKACDTACEGLFLSLAFKLLILLLAGWALFVRPARASLPRIAVFRALLGLLTLLLLLSYWLFFGVRILDSQDDNYQGIVQFAVSLVDALLFTHYLAVVLLEIRHLQPCFSLCVVRSTDGETNHYNLGQLSIQRAALVILEHYYKDFSVHNPALLTAAKSRAAKHLAGLKVYNVDGAGSDAATAQSRAKIAAAARQRDTSHNELYYEEAEHDRRVRKRKARLVVAVEEAFTHVRRLQEEEKKKPPGDEMDPREAAQAIFPSMARALQKYLRTTRQQHCHSMDSIQAHLAFCITNNMTPKAFLESYLMTGPTMQYTRECWQTRQWTLVSEASVTSPLRHGSEFQLKSSDFSLVVTSKAIPHLKLSEEYVHPKSHKFVLELQSETSV, encoded by the exons ATGGACACAGATTCCATCCACTCTGGTTATTCCCACCACTCCAGCAGGTCACGTGGGTCAAACAAGCAGAG TGAACGCAGCAGCAGGGATCGGCACAAGTCACACAGTCGAGACAGCAGCAGCCGCTCAGACAAAAATGTCACCATCAGTGCATCATCAGCTCAGCCGCATCAGCCGGATCAAAGCTCCGCCCCCACAGACGCCCAG GACGACAACTGGGGCGAAACCACCACAGCGGTCACTGGAACATCAGACCACAGCTTGTCTCAGGAGGATTTGGCTGGCTTCGGGAAGGAGACGGAGGGTCCAGTAGAGAAACTGAAATGTGTACGCTTCCTTCCTTTGGCCCTTTCCCTCCTCCTGGGCCTGCTGGTTCTGATCACCCCTCTGTCCTTCCTGGTGCTGCCCAAGCTGATGTGGCATGAGCGCCTGAAGGCTTGTGATACTGCCTGTGAAGGCCTGTTTCTCTCGCTGGCTTTCAAGCTCCTCATTCTGCTGCTGGCTGGCTGGGCGCTGTTTGTGCGACCTGCACGAGCCTCCCTGCCCCGGATAGCAGTGTTCCGCGCCCTGCTGGGGTTGCTCACTCTCCTCCTGCTGCTCTCCTATTGGCTGTTCTTTGGAGTGCGCATCTTGGATTCACAG GACGATAACTACCAAGGCATAGTGCAGTTTGCAGTATCACTGGTGGATGCTCTGCTGTTCACCCATTACCTGGCAGTAGTTCTGCTGGAGATCCGGCATCTGCAGCCCTGCTTTTCTCTCTGTGTCGTGCGCTCCACCGATGGAGAGACTAACCACTACAACCTGGGACAGCTCAG cattcAGCGGGCAGCCCTGGTAATTCTTGAGCACTATTACAAGGATTTCTCAGTTCACAACCCTGCCCTACTGACGGCTGCAAAGTCCAGGGCAGCTAAACATCTGGCTGGGCTAAAAGTCTATAATGTAGATG GTGCTGGTAGTGATGCTGCAACCGCTCAATCTCGGGCTAAAATAGCAGCTGCTGCCCGACAGAGAGACACCAGCCACAATGAGCTGTACTACGAGGAAGCAGAGCATGACAGAAGAGTCCGGAAGCGCAAAGCACG GCTGGTCGTGGCAGTAGAGGAGGCATTCACGCATGTTAGACGGCTGCAGGAGGAGGAGAAAAAGAAGCCGCCAGGAGATGAGATGGATCCACGTGAGGCTGCGCAGGCCATCTTCCCCTCCATGGCTCGAGCACTGCAGAAATACCTGCGCACCACCCGTCAGCAGCACTGCCACAGCATGGACAGCATTCAGGCCCACCTGGCATTCTGCATTACAAACAACATGACCCCAAAG GCATTTCTGGAGAGCTATCTGATGACAGGACCCACAATGCAGTACACGAGAGAGTGCTGGCAGACCCGGCAGTGGACGCTGGTCAGCGAAGCCTCGGTCACCAGTCCACTCCGTCACGGCTCTGAATTCCAGCTCAAATCATCTGACTTCAGCTTAGTGGTCACCAGCAAAGCTATCCCTCACCTCAAACTCAGCGAGGAGTACGTCCACCCCAAGTCCCACAAGTTTGTACTGGAGCTACAGTCAGAGACCTCTGTCTGA